The window GCGTGATCCCGCTGAGCTCTCCGGACCCGATCACGGCTTATATGGGGCTTCCGGGCCCGGAACGGGAGCCCAACGCCACCCTGGTGGGTACCTACGCGCTGTCCAGTATTCAGTACCCTACGGGCGGGACAACGGAGTTCCAGTTTGAGGCTAATGACTTTGACGAGCAGCAATCGAGGGTGAACGATTTCAGCTATTTTAACAAAACCTTTACCGTGCAATCCAAATCGGTGACGCTGAACTACGACAACCAGGTAGGGCAAAAGGTGACACCGTCGGATACGCTGGATATCTCGGACGAGTATATGTACGTACCCAACCCGCTGCAACCGAGCGCCAATAGCACGGTTTCGGTACGGATTGTGATCCGCTTTTCGGACCTCAGCGCCTGTACCAACATGCCAAATCCGTTCCCGACCACGGATAAGCTGACATTTGATTTTTATGACGTGACGGGCACTACGCTGATGTTTCATAAGGACGCCTCCTACTTTCCGACCTGTTCTGGTGGCGGTACGGATAACTGCATGACCTGCAGCGGCCCTGCCTTTACTTATAACATGAATAACCTGACGCTGCCGCCCGCAAAGTATAAGCTGAAAGTGCATGTTGATCCATCCTTTTCGGCCATCCAGGACATTCACTTCACGTTTACGTATTATACGCAAACCGGCTCACAGAATTCAGGCGCGGTGGCGGGCAATTCAACATACACCACCGGCGGTGGGCTGCGTATTAAAAGGATCATAGATCACGATGCGGCCAATCCGGCGAATATTAATGTTAAAAAATTCAACTACCATTACTTTGCCAATAAGGATGGCTCGGGTACCAAGGAGTATACATATGGCAGGCGGATGTCGCATCCGGTTTATACTAATTTTACATTTTCGTATGATACCCAGGTGAGGCATTATGGTTCTCTGACCATCCCTACACCTACGCTGGGCACGCACATGATGCGCTCGGCCGACAGTAATATCCCGCTGAACGGATCGGCCGGTGGCGCAGTGGTAGGGTACGACCAGGTAGAGGTGCTGGAAGGAGAGAACGGGGAGAACGGCAAGACGGTTTACTCCTATGTTAACCAGCCCGATCACGTATCCGACTACAGCCAGTACAGCCTGCCCGTGCAGGCCCCCTTTGCGTCGAACGTGCCGGAGTTGGGGAACGGTAACCTGCTGTCGGAAGTAACCTATAAGAATGTTTCGGGGCAGTTTGTGAAAGTAAAGGAGTTGACGAATACTTATTACGAAACCCCGGCCATCCAGAATGATGTATACGGCCTGGAATGCCGGGTACCCACCGGGTATCATTTTGAGGATGGCGCACTGTCGACAGGCCTGCCGATAAGTCCGGATAACCGCGACATCGTGACCTATTTTTCGTTGCGGTCGAAATTCAGCTACCTGGGCCAAACCAATCAAAAGATCTACGATCCGCTGGATAATACCAATACCAAATATGCCGAAACCAACACCGTATATAATTACGACAACCCCCAGCACCTGCAACTCACCAGTGCAGTTACCAGCAACAGCAAGGGCGAAACAGTAACAACCTACAACAAGTACCCGCTGGATTACACCCTCACCGGAACGGTTACCGATTCGACAGCCCTGGGTATAAGCAAGCTGGTGGCAAAAAACCTGGTTAAACCGCTGATAGAAAAATATGTAAAAATAACTAACGCCGACGGCAGCAACGCGCGGGTAACCAATGCCTTGTTTACCAAGTACAAAACAACCATGCCTATGCCGGATGTGATGCAGATGGATAACAGCATTACCCCCATAACCGGTTTTACGCCGGCATCAATTACGGCCAGCGCCACGATAACAGACAGCCGTTATAAACCCTATGTGGTGTTTGACAACTACGATTCATGGGGAAACCTGGTGCAGCAGCATAAGTACCTGGGCGCCAACGATGCGTATATATGGGGCTATAACAAGCAATATCCCATAGCGCAGGCCAGCAACGCCAGATATAACGAGATCATGTTCAGCAGTTTTGATGAGCCGGTTGGCTGGGATGCCAACCTGACGGCTTACGACGCCGCATTTAAGCGTACCGGTTTGTCTTCGGGCAGGATAGACAATACCAATACTACGGAGGTTACTTCCCTGAACAGCAACTGGCTCACCATTTCGCAAACGGCAGCAAGAAAATATCATTATTCGGGCTGGGTATACAGCAACGGGCCAACGGCCGACCTGTATTTACTCATGAAGCGTGCCGGGGAAACGGGCTATACAACGTACGCCGACTTCGCGACAACAACGGTTACCGGTAGCTGGACGTATATAGAGAAAGATTACCTTGTACCGGCTGACGTAACGCAGATGACCCTAAGGGTTGATAACAACGGCGCACTGAACGGGGGAACCAAGGTATGGTTTGATGATGTGAGGCTGTACCCATCGGACGCGCAGATGAGTACTTATACCTACGAGCCGCTGGTAGGTATGACCAGCGCTACCGACGCCCGGAACATGACCACCTATTACGAATACGATGGACTGGCCAGGCTGCTGAACATCAGGGACCAGAACGGCAAGATACTGAAAAACTACAGCTATAACTATGTATCGCTGGCGCCGGTGTGGACAGATAACGGCACCACGATGTGCGTACAGTCGGGCGGCGCCAATACAGGCGAGCAGCAGAAGCAGCAGGCCGATACCAATCCCCTGAGCGTCACCTACAACCAGACCCGGTGGGTAAGCAACGGTACCAATACCACCGCGTGCCCCTTGCCTGCAACTGTTTATGTAAAGCAAACGGTAGGCAGCACCAGCGTAAGCAACGGGCTAACGTATAACACGCTGAAGTTTAATACCTACAGCGATGCCAATTGCACTGTTTTGGTAAACGCGCCGGTTACCCTTACGGTTAATTACAGCTATGTAACCAGCCGCTCGTATGCCGATGGGCGCACGCCAAACCCCGAGGTGACTACTACCAACGCCACGATTACCATAACGGCGGGCACCAACCAGGCAACCAGCGGATCGATCATCATTTCGGGCTGCTTCGGCACGGCGGATAAGCAGATCTGCTACACGCCCAGTACACAGATAACCGTACAGCCAGGCACCGGCTATATACCGGTAAACCCCGAGAACTAATAATTCCATCATGGTATAACCTTAAACACTTATTCAGACAAACAAATGGAATTGCCAAAAAAAATATATAAGAGTTTCCTGCTAATGGCAGGAGTGTTTTTCACCGTAAGCGCGGCGCACGGCCAAACCTCCACGCAAAACTACATCCGTACCAGGGTGCCGCGCGTACCCATCGCTACCAATACCCGGCTTGACCAGCTGACGGGGGTCAAGGATTCTGTAATGACGACGATAGACTACGTGGACGGCCTTGGCCGGCCGCTGCAAACGGTACAGATGCAGGCATCGCCTGCGGGGTACGACGTGATTCTGCCCCATACTTATGATGCCTTTGGGAGGGAAGCCGTAACGTATTTGCCCTACCGGACAACCAATACCAGCTACGGCGCTTACCGCAGCGACGCACTTACCACGGGTGCAGGTGTAAGGGCTTTTTATAATCCGGCAAACGGTACCGCCGAGGGGCAGCAGACGAGCGGGGTGGTGCTTACACCTTATCCATATTCGGTTACCGGCTTTGAGGCCTCGCCACTGAACACGGTAATTGAGCAGGGTGCGCCCGGGCAGGCCTGGCAGCCCGGGGCCGCGCCGGATGCGGCCAGCAACAAAAACACGCTGCGCATGGTTCAAACCATCAACGACCAAAGCGCATTCAGCACCACTAACGTCACCTCGTCCAATACCGGCAGCCGGATGGCGGCCCTGTATACCGCGACGGTGAACACCAACGGCAGCCGCTCGTTGGTACGCGCAGGCAATACGGCCACCTACGGCAGCGGGCAGCTGTTTGTGAGTATTGCCCGCAACGAAAACTGGAAACCCACCGACGGTTGCTTTGGCACCACGGAGGAGTACAAGGACAAGGACGGCCATGTAGTGCTTAAACGGACGTATAACATTAAAGGCAGCACGGCCGAGATGCTGAGCACCTATTACGTGTATGACGACCTTGGGAACCTGTGCTTCGTACTGCCGCCGGGAGCAAGCCCCGATGCCAATGCGGCCGTCAGCCAGAGTGCGCTTGGCAACTTCTGCTACCAGTACCGTTACGATGCCCGCGGAAGGCTGTTTCAGAAAAAAGTACCGGGCAAGGGCTGGGAGTTTATCATTTATAACAGCATCGACCAGGCTATAGCTACCCAGGATTCGGTACAGCGGATGAAGGCGAGCCAGGAATGGACGATAACCAAGTACGACGCGCTGGGCAGGCCGGTGATTACGGGCATTTTTCAAAACGGCAGCAGCGGTACCGATAACCACGTAGCCGTACAGGCGCTGGCCGATGCGGTTACCACGCTTTGGGAGGCTCCCGCTACCACGGGCAGCACCGGCTACACGGGCAATGCCTGGCCCAATACCTATACCACAACGCTCACGGTGTCTTATTATGACCTGTATACCAACGTGCTCGGTATTCCATCTTTGTACAACCAGCAAAGCAATACGCTGTACACCAAGCGGACAACCGGTTTACAAACCGCAACAAAAGCCCTGGTGCTGAACACCACGGGCGACTACCTGTGGAGCGTGTCCTATTACGACGAGGACGGGCAGGTGATCCGCACCTTCAGCCAGCATTACGTGGGCGGCTCGTCGGCACTGAGCCAGTACAACTACGACGACGTAATCACCGGATACAACTTTAACAAGCAGGCGTTATCCAATCTCCGGCAGCATTATGTGGCCAACGCGGCCAAAACGGCTCCCGTACGTAAGCTGCTATCCTCGGAGGCTTATTCTTACGATCATATGGGCAGGCGAAGAACAGGCGCCAGCCAGCTTCAGGACAGCACCAACACCATCCAGGGCGCCGTGCGGGTGTCGCTGGCCAGTTACAACGAGATAGGCCAGCTGACCAAAAAAGGCCTGCATTCCATCAACGGTACCTCCAACTTCCTGCAGAACGTAGACTACCGCTACAACCCAAGGGGCTGGCTGACGAACATCAACAACCCCACCCTAAGTGTCGACGGCGGGATTACCAATACCGATACCAACGACCAGTTTGGCATGGAGCTGAAGTACGACAACGCGGCAACGCCGCAGTACAACGGAAACATTGGCAGCACCACGGTGAAGACGACGGCCCTGTCGGGCACCAGCTACCCGGCCCTTACCTATAACTACGCCTACGACAAGATTAACAGGCTAACCAACGCGGTGAGCACCACCACGACCCCCAACGACAATTTTTATAATGAGAACGTGACCTACGACGTGATGGGCAACATCACGAAGCTGAACAGGTACGACAAGCCTGCAAGCTCCCGCATAGCGATTGACAGCCTGACGTACACATACGTAAGTGGGAACAAGATAGATCGGATCGACGAACTGGGCACGGCAGCGGGCTTCATCAACGGCGCGAACCAGGCGGCAGAATACACCTATGACGGCAACGGCAACCAGCTGATGGACCTGAACAAGGGACTTACCCAAACCTACAACATGCTCAACCTGCCGCAGACGGCGGTCAGGGCAGGCATATCGGTTGCCTACATCTACGATGCCGCGGGCAGGAAACTGAGGAAGCTGTCGACAAGCGGAAGCACGACCACTGTCACGGAGTACGTGAACGGCATCCAGTACGAGTATACGGGCACCTATCCCGTGATTTCCTTTATCCAGACCGAAGAAGGCAGGGCGAGGAAAAACGGAACGGTGTACAAATACGAGTATGACCTGAAGGACCACCTGGGCAACACCAGGTTGACCACCACTTGGGACCCGTCGGACGCGGCGAACCAGCTTACGCCGCTGAATTCGCAAAGAAATGATTATTATGCGTTTGGGTATACCATACAAAGTTTGATCGGTACTTTGCCAAGTTCTCCAAATCACTATCTTTACAATCACAAGGAGTTGCAGGACGAGACGGGACTTTACGATTATGGCGCAAGGTTCTATGATCCGGTGATTGCAAGATGGGCAGCTGTGGACCCGTTGGCTGAGAAGATGAGGAGGTGGTCACCTTATAATTATGTATTTGATGACCCGATGAGGTTTACTGATCCCGATGGAATGGGCCCCGAAAAAGTAAGAGCTCCTAAAAAGGAGCAGCAGGCACAGCTACTTGGTTATCTTAACTTCAGATCAAAAACACAATACACCTTCAAAAATGGCTATCTTACGGTTGATAAAAATGCAAAAGACAACAAAGCGGGATCCTCAAAATATTCTAACAGGCTTAATGAAGCGATTAGAAATCCTAAAACACTTACGCTTGTTATGGGTCAAACATTTAAAGGCGAAAACAATGCAACGCTATCAGTTGATCTCAATGCAGGAGGTGGTGTGACATCTACACCTGCGAAGCCAGCAAATAGTATGTCTATAGACCAAAGGCCAGGTATTGCAGGTGATCCTGTTATAACGATATCAGGTAATCCTAACAACAGTATATTAGATAATGGGAAGATCGTTCCCGACGATGCATCATTGATCATTATGCATGAAATTGTAGGACACGGACTTCCGATAATGCGGGGGTCAACTAAAGGGAATGCAGTTGACGATGAAAACGAAATTCGGAAAGATCTCAACGTACCTTTAAGACCACTTGATCCCCTGCATAAAGAAAGTAACTTCAATCATTAGTTTTAATTCGTATCTTGTAATATGAAAAATTTTGTATTTTTTTATGTCGTTTTATGCA is drawn from Mucilaginibacter ginsenosidivorax and contains these coding sequences:
- a CDS encoding DUF6443 domain-containing protein; translation: MELPKKIYKSFLLMAGVFFTVSAAHGQTSTQNYIRTRVPRVPIATNTRLDQLTGVKDSVMTTIDYVDGLGRPLQTVQMQASPAGYDVILPHTYDAFGREAVTYLPYRTTNTSYGAYRSDALTTGAGVRAFYNPANGTAEGQQTSGVVLTPYPYSVTGFEASPLNTVIEQGAPGQAWQPGAAPDAASNKNTLRMVQTINDQSAFSTTNVTSSNTGSRMAALYTATVNTNGSRSLVRAGNTATYGSGQLFVSIARNENWKPTDGCFGTTEEYKDKDGHVVLKRTYNIKGSTAEMLSTYYVYDDLGNLCFVLPPGASPDANAAVSQSALGNFCYQYRYDARGRLFQKKVPGKGWEFIIYNSIDQAIATQDSVQRMKASQEWTITKYDALGRPVITGIFQNGSSGTDNHVAVQALADAVTTLWEAPATTGSTGYTGNAWPNTYTTTLTVSYYDLYTNVLGIPSLYNQQSNTLYTKRTTGLQTATKALVLNTTGDYLWSVSYYDEDGQVIRTFSQHYVGGSSALSQYNYDDVITGYNFNKQALSNLRQHYVANAAKTAPVRKLLSSEAYSYDHMGRRRTGASQLQDSTNTIQGAVRVSLASYNEIGQLTKKGLHSINGTSNFLQNVDYRYNPRGWLTNINNPTLSVDGGITNTDTNDQFGMELKYDNAATPQYNGNIGSTTVKTTALSGTSYPALTYNYAYDKINRLTNAVSTTTTPNDNFYNENVTYDVMGNITKLNRYDKPASSRIAIDSLTYTYVSGNKIDRIDELGTAAGFINGANQAAEYTYDGNGNQLMDLNKGLTQTYNMLNLPQTAVRAGISVAYIYDAAGRKLRKLSTSGSTTTVTEYVNGIQYEYTGTYPVISFIQTEEGRARKNGTVYKYEYDLKDHLGNTRLTTTWDPSDAANQLTPLNSQRNDYYAFGYTIQSLIGTLPSSPNHYLYNHKELQDETGLYDYGARFYDPVIARWAAVDPLAEKMRRWSPYNYVFDDPMRFTDPDGMGPEKVRAPKKEQQAQLLGYLNFRSKTQYTFKNGYLTVDKNAKDNKAGSSKYSNRLNEAIRNPKTLTLVMGQTFKGENNATLSVDLNAGGGVTSTPAKPANSMSIDQRPGIAGDPVITISGNPNNSILDNGKIVPDDASLIIMHEIVGHGLPIMRGSTKGNAVDDENEIRKDLNVPLRPLDPLHKESNFNH